One part of the Ochrobactrum quorumnocens genome encodes these proteins:
- a CDS encoding helix-turn-helix domain-containing protein yields the protein MTLHEDRHTAEFLLDGESAAQSGESTAPALVLSGASAISGAVMGFLLAGDFYACAGSLVSALLSGSYGLRNKNTQAVACGIAVQISGIDMQQCEDVSHQQARLSFLRSELVVLYDDQACPYDLLPFVLDIDGETPKLLIGESAVVTINNKAGHFVFTELAPHTGVIVITASEGRLIDHVVYHLTASESMSGEETTNKAARLPVGETLAEVERRVILQTLRYYNSNRKRAAQLLSISLGTVGNRLRSYWRSVEQEGGLT from the coding sequence ATGACTCTTCACGAAGATCGCCACACAGCTGAATTTCTTTTGGATGGTGAAAGCGCTGCTCAAAGCGGGGAGTCGACAGCACCTGCCTTGGTGCTTTCTGGCGCGTCGGCGATTTCAGGCGCAGTCATGGGGTTTCTGCTTGCAGGTGATTTCTATGCCTGTGCGGGCTCTTTGGTATCTGCCCTCCTGTCTGGGTCCTATGGCCTACGCAATAAAAACACCCAAGCAGTCGCCTGTGGAATCGCGGTGCAGATCTCTGGAATAGACATGCAACAGTGTGAGGATGTTTCGCACCAGCAAGCGCGGCTCTCTTTTCTGCGTTCGGAGCTGGTTGTTTTGTATGATGACCAGGCCTGCCCCTATGACCTTCTGCCATTCGTGCTTGATATTGACGGAGAGACGCCCAAGCTGCTTATCGGAGAGAGTGCAGTTGTGACTATCAATAATAAGGCGGGGCACTTTGTGTTCACGGAACTTGCCCCGCATACCGGTGTTATCGTCATAACTGCCAGCGAAGGGCGGCTTATAGATCATGTCGTGTACCATCTTACGGCAAGCGAGAGCATGTCTGGGGAGGAAACGACCAACAAAGCAGCCCGGTTGCCGGTCGGCGAAACGCTTGCTGAGGTAGAGCGGCGCGTCATCCTGCAGACATTGCGATATTATAACAGCAACAGGAAGAGAGCCGCCCAGCTACTTAGTATTTCGTTAGGCACTGTTGGAAACAGGCTCCGCAGTTACTGGCGGAGTGTCGAGCAGGAAGGAGGGTTGACGTGA
- a CDS encoding EAL domain-containing protein has protein sequence MFDHLDIVDTRYVDVVQAAITEGRVLCKVQGIHSAIDVDSILYGECFAALRGRDGRVYGACDFIPALETMHEAPLIDQYMLDQVLDRLEHDGNAVLGCNLSADNFSNQDMWAGVLSQIQTRPQLAERLVLEITETQAFECLTFSAHAITNIRSFGCRVALDDFGAGFASPRLLQLINFDIVKIDKAFIRDIRSSASGSDSLSHLVGLASSFAPIIVVEGVETKQQAETALVAGATHIQGHYLSMPIAYDAVVRNDVRIA, from the coding sequence ATGTTTGATCATCTTGATATCGTCGATACCAGATATGTTGACGTTGTTCAGGCGGCAATTACTGAAGGGCGAGTGCTCTGTAAGGTTCAGGGCATTCACTCAGCAATCGATGTGGACTCTATATTGTATGGAGAATGCTTTGCCGCGCTGCGGGGGCGAGATGGTCGTGTTTACGGTGCGTGTGATTTTATTCCTGCACTTGAGACGATGCATGAAGCCCCGCTGATCGACCAGTACATGCTTGATCAGGTTCTTGATCGACTCGAGCACGACGGTAATGCTGTCCTCGGCTGCAATTTATCAGCAGACAACTTTAGCAATCAGGATATGTGGGCTGGAGTTCTCTCGCAAATTCAGACCCGACCTCAACTGGCAGAGCGCTTGGTCCTTGAAATTACCGAAACGCAGGCTTTTGAATGTCTGACATTCTCTGCGCATGCGATAACGAACATTCGCAGTTTTGGCTGCCGTGTGGCTCTGGATGACTTTGGAGCGGGTTTTGCCTCTCCGAGGCTTCTGCAGTTGATCAACTTCGATATCGTGAAGATCGACAAGGCATTTATTCGTGACATCCGTTCGTCGGCGAGCGGCTCCGACAGTTTGAGCCACCTGGTGGGACTTGCTTCTAGCTTTGCTCCTATCATTGTTGTCGAAGGCGTTGAGACGAAACAGCAGGCCGAAACTGCATTGGTTGCCGGTGCAACCCATATCCAGGGCCATTACCTTTCGATGCCTATCGCCTATGACGCGGTTGTTCGCAACGATGTGAGGATAGCATGA